The following proteins are co-located in the Colletotrichum lupini chromosome 4, complete sequence genome:
- a CDS encoding CoA-transferase family III, which yields MVGPPPLKGIKVLEFAGLAPGPFAGMLLSDAGASVLRVDRAIEGSRTPLPTEDMLARHKASVAVDLKSPAGLALVKRLAEKADVLIDPFRPGVLEKLGLGPEVLEKANRGLIYGRMTGFRRDGRYKDMAGHDINYLAVSGALSMLGRDGEKPHPPWNILADFAGGGAMLFQGILMALLARERNGGKGQVVEANMVDGSAYLATFPRFALKNPLGDNGRGRNMLDGGCPYYDTYETKDGKYFAVGALEPQFFAAFIKGLGLAGQGWEEERFDRARWGELRELFTKIFQSRTRGEWEKVFDGTDACCTPVLEYHELETEPAREGDQRPAVTLVETPCLAVAAGEDKDPRRGQGPGVEGGGYVGVPLTPGDGGEKALEEWLGWKKGREFEIREGTWVLKEKSRL from the coding sequence ATGGTCGGCCCTCCGCCCCTAAAAGGCATCAAGGTTCTAGAATTCGCCGGCCTCGCACCGGGTCCCTTTGCAGGCATGCTCCTCTCCGACGCAGGCGCTTCTGTCCTCCGCGTCGACCGTGCCATCGAGGGAAGCCGCACGCCCCTGCCGACGGAAGACATGCTAGCCCGCCACAAGGCCTCCGTCGCCGTGGACTTGAAATCGCCCGCCGGCCTCGCTCTCGTTAAACGCCTGGCCGAAAAGGCCGACGTGCTCATCGACCCCTTCCGCCCGGGCGTGCTAGAGAAGCTGGGGCTGGGGCCCGAGGTCCTGGAAAAGGCAAACAGGGGCTTGATTTACGGCCGCATGACGGGGTTCCGAAGGGACGGGCGGTATAAAGACATGGCGGGGCACGATATCAATTACCTCGCTGTGTCCGGGGCGCTGAGCATGCTCGGCCGGGACGGGGAGAAGCCGCACCCGCCGTGGAACATTTTGGCCGACTTCGCAGGCGGCGGGGCGATGCTGTTCCAGGGGATTCTGATGGCGCTGCTGGCACGGGAGAGGAACGGTGGGAAGGGCCAGGTCGTGGAGGCCAACATGGTGGATGGGTCGGCGTACTTGGCCACGTTCCCGCGGTTCGCGCTCAAGAACCCGCTCGGGGACAACGGGCGCGGGAGGAACATGCTCGACGGCGGGTGTCCGTACTACGACACGTACGAGACAAAGGACGGCAAGTACTTTGCGGTCGGGGCGCTGGAGCCGCAGTTCTTTGCGGCGTTTATCAAGGGGCTCGGGTTGGCGGGGCAGGGGTGGGAGGAGGAGAGGTTCGATCGGGCGAGGTGGGGGGAGCTGCGGGAGTTGTTCACCAAGATCTTTCAGAGCCGGACGAGAGGGGAGTGGGAGAAGGTGTTTGACGGGACGGATGCGTGTTGTACGCCCGTGTTGGAGTATCACGAGCTCGAGACGGAGCCGGCGAGGGAAGGTGACCAAAGGCCGGCGGTGACGTTGGTAGAGACGCCGTGTTTGGCTGTGGCGGCCGGCGAGGATAAGGATCCGAGACGGGGGCAGGGGCCTGGTGTTGAGGGGGGAGGGTATGTCGGCGTTCCGCTTACGCCTGGTGATGGTGGTGAGAAGGCGCTCGAGGAGTGGCTTGGATGGAAGAAGGGGAGAGAGTTTGAGATTAGGGAGGGGACATGGGTGCTTAAAGAGAAGTCTAGGCTATGA
- a CDS encoding kinase phosphorylation protein: MDLLSSVRKSGSRGGVNFSWDEVANSSHRENYLGHSLKAPVGRWQKGRDLNWYAKGDGDDAGAVEGETEQERQERARKEELRKIKEAEEDALARALGLPVPQRDSSGANAVEVSGARGIGGAGAGAGNAKPVEEEGAKGGLVVSEKRERRDRDEDRQRRRRRSRSRSPRRERRRDGERRRSRERDMDRGEERHRHRRGEGREHGGRERRDRDRDEGRERRHHRKARSRSREGGGRERGPREHRRRSRSREGQRPRSSDRRRSPDERRR; encoded by the coding sequence ATGGACCTCCTCTCGAGCGTCCGCAAATCCGGCTCCCGCGGCGGCGTCAACTTCAGCTGGGACGAAGTCGCCAACTCCTCCCACCGCGAAAACTACCTCGGCCACAGCCTCAAAGCCCCCGTCGGCCGCTGGCAAAAGGGCCGCGACCTCAACTGGTACGCCAAGggcgacggcgacgacgCAGGAGCGGTCGAAGGCGAGACGGAACAAGAGAGGCAGGAGCGCGCGCGCAAGGAGGAGCTGCGCAAGATCAAAGAGGCCGAGGAGGATGCGCTCGCGCGCGCGCTGGGATTACCTGTGCCGCAGCGGGATTCGTCCGGCGCGAATGCCGTTGAGGTGAGCGGGGCCAGGGGGATCggtggtgctggtgctggtgctggtaATGCGAAGCCTGTAGAGGAGGAAGGGGCCAAGGGCGGGCTCGTTGTCAGTGAGAAGAGAGAGCGCAGGGATCGGGACGAGGATAGGCAGAGAAGGCGGAGGCGGAGTCGGAGTCGTAGCCCCCGGCGAGAGAGGAGGAGGGATGGCGAGAGGAGGCGGAGTCGGGAAAGGGACATGGATCGCGGGGAGGAGAGGCACCGCCATCGCCGTGGTGAAGGACGGGAACACGGTGGCCGAGAACGCAGGGATCGCGACCGTGATGAGGGACGGGAGAGGCGGCATCATCGTAAGGCGAGAAGCCGGAGCCGTGAGGGTGGTGGGCGAGAGCGCGGACCGAGAGAGCATCGACGGCGGAGCAGGAGCAGAGAGGGTCAGCGGCCGCGGTCGAGCGACCGCCGACGTAGTCCGGATGAGCGCCGTCGATAA
- a CDS encoding helicase associated domain-containing protein — MGKFVPRQRKHKVLARERAKENGIIPQDSNADEILPEDQKRLQEKRAQLKAELQGDGAKASGKKAKRLEKYITNKLRKDENREILAKLAQQKVDTSLFTSTKTLGQGKESKRQALTRALREKNAGLAVDADAEELLYEEREEAPERGGVTSKFSIAEPEKAKDAEDEWNGLSDDAENSSSDEDDDSAEESEESSEGSEESEEDDEDEDESEDDEEESTSTRQSAFKAWALAQRNEALGFEGTTEASTALEIPRPENFEPRPLEQEPLPQELQPTTNLARKAYAVAVTRTPDIQEVRMKLPVVTEEQKIMEMIHNNDIVVVCGSTGSGKTTQVPQFLYEAGYGSPGSATPGMIGVTQPRRVAAVSMSKRVAQELGDHSDRVGYQIRFEGTASAKTAIKFMTDGVLLREMGQDFSLKKYSAIIIDEAHERSVNTDILIGMLSRINNIRKGDDKVDPSIKPLKIIIMSATLRVEDMTNNTTLFPTPPPVVEVEGRQHPVTIHFARRTQSDFVEEAFNKIMRGHRKLPPGGFLVFLTGQNEIRYLSKRLREAFGGFTEASAPKVQISATDAPMEVEDIDFGEVDDVIGADIDDGLDEDEDMEHEDDKEFEIEGEEGETGPMNMQVLPLYSLLPTKEQMRVFEDPPENHRQVILATNVAETSLTIPGIRYVFDCGRSKERQYDRFSGVQTYEIGWISKASASQRAGRAGRTGPGHCYRLYSSAVYERDLPEFTDPEILRMPVDGVVLQLKAMNLSNVVNFPFPTPPNRMGLRQAEKLLTYLSAIAPEGQITKIGSTMSIFPLSPRFARILLVGHQHDCLPYTIMMVAALSAAEVFVPEHQAIPSLEARDESEFRRTADIIAEDRQANIRRLFNAAHKNFCYLDDRSDAIKLLQVVGEYAHDPTEKWCEDHFVRYKVLKEVTQLRQQITELLRANIPAFKNLKYQDRLDAPSDKQVAYLKQMVAAGFIDHVALRADKAPVPPEVTRKPGRAIDVPYIPLSPLGVGHGAEKYIYIHPTSPLAHLSPAECPEFVVYSQLQRATQGADVNKTPKTRMLALTDVTGGQLASLAKGTPLVSYGKPVKEISSTANTREVWVVPYLRAEGVGGQGWPLPMKKVVQRRVAVLRQSYRQSRFYISESGETVPLDGNSSSPECQTSQNKSQNRPVIQTRGELGRLNRTVVTYRESPFPLADLAPMILQQQRSTWKENEALIDECMSALREIEMKMTLFSGVAVVTGAASEMGEREDEMECKPGTDRVISGIGRQVAISFAREGCKRIALLDRDEDGALETARMCREANGETRTFVMEIDNRNDEDIASCMENVVEEWGRIDYAVNCAGMFGPKAPSHLLTPAEFDEITNINYRGTWLCSRAELTHMIKQESMKTHDGRPGNRGVIVNVASNLSLVSRPETPAYNASKAAILRIIDTPMTSEVSSDDPMIAVAPMKRKGTPQEVADAVLFLCSSKASFIHGASLSVDGGYVIN; from the exons ATGGGAAAATTCGTCCCAAGGCAACGAAAGCACAAGGTGCTCGCCCGCGAGAGGGCCAAGGAGAACGGCATCATCCCCCAGGACTCGAATGCGGATGAGATTCTCCCCGAAGACCAGAAGCGTCTCCAGGAAAAGAGAGCGCAGCTCAAGGCCGAATTGCAAGGAGACGGTGCCAAGGCCAGCGGCAAGAAGGCGAAGCGGTTGGAAAAGTACATCACCAATAAGCTTCGCAAAGATGAGAATCGCGAAATCCTCGCCAAGCTCGCGCAGCAAAAGGTCGACACGAGCTTGTTCACGAGCACCAAGACTCTCGGCCAGGGCAAGGAGTCCAAACGCCAGGCTTTGACGAGGGCGTTGCGGGAGAAGAACGCCGGGTTGGCAGTCGACGCGGATGCCGAGGAGCTGCTTTATGAGGAGAGAGAGGAGGCCCCCGAG AGAGGCGGCGTGACCTCCAAATTCTCCATCGCTGAACCGGAGAAAGCGAAGGATGCAGAGGACGAATGGAATGGTTTGAGCGATGACGCAGAGAACAGTTCAAGCGATGAGGATGACGATTCAGCCGAGGAGTCTGAAGAATCAAGCGAAGGATCCGAAGAGTCTGAGGAAGACGACGAAGATGAAGACGAAAGCGAGGACGATGAAGAAGAGTCTACCAGCACAAGGCAGTCTGCCTTCAAGGCTTGGGCTCTTGCGCAAAGAAACGAAGCCCTTGGTTTTGAAGGAACAACAGAGGCCTCCACAGCACTGGAAATTCCTAGGCCAGAGAATTTTGAGCCACGCCCGCTTGAGCAGGAACCACTACCTCAGGAACTACAGCCGACAACAAACCTTGCACGCAAGGCATACGCAGTTGCTGTGACGAGAACGCCAGATATCCAGGAAGTCCGCATGAAACTTCCGGTGGTCACTGAGGAACAGAAGATTATGGAGATGATTCACAATAACGACATTGTCGTCGTATGCGGTTCTACAGGTTCCGGTAAGACAACTCAGGTGCCGCAATTCTTGTACGAGGCCGGGTACGGTTCTCCTGGCTCTGCTACTCCGGGCATGATTGGCGTCACGCAACCCCGACGAGTTGCTGCCGTGAGCATGTCAAAACGTGTTGCGCAAGAACTAGGCGACCACTCGGACAGAGTGGGATACCAGATCCGATTCGAGGGTACAGCTTCGGCCAAGACGGCCATCAAGTTTATGACGGATGGTGTGTTGCTGCGAGAGATGGGGCAAGACTTCTCTCTGAAGAAATACTCGGCAATCATTATCGACGAAGCTCACGAAAGAAGTGTCAACACAGATATCCTCATTGGAATGCTGAGTCGTATCAATAATATTCGCAAGGGCGACGACAAGGTGGATCCTTCGATCAAGCCACTCAAGATCATCATCATGTCCGCGACGCTAAGAGTCGAAGACATGACCAACAATACCACACTATTCCCCACCCCGCCTCCTGTGGTTGAAGTCGAAGGACGGCAGCATCCCGTCACAATTCACTTTGCAAGGCGGACACAGTCCGACTTCGTCGAGGAGGCCTTTAACAAGATTATGCGTGGTCACCGGAAGCTACCGCCAGGAGGCTTTTTGGTGTTCCTTACCGGCCAAAACGAGATTAGGTATCTGAGCAAGCGCCTGAGGGAAGCATTTGGTGGCTTCACAGAAGCCAGCGCACCCAAGGTCCAGATCTCGGCCACCGATGCGCCCATGGAAGTCGAAGATATCGACTTTGGCGAGGTTGACGATGTCATCGGTGCCGACATCGATGACGGCCTCGATGAGGATGAGGACATGGAGCACGAGGACGACAAGGAGTTCGAAATTGAAGGAGAGGAGGGAGAAACGGGGCCCATGAATATGCAAGTCTTACCTCTTTACTCTCTCCTGCCAACTAAGGAGCAGATGAGGGTATTTGAGGATCCTCCCGAAAACCACCGTCAGGTCATCCTGGCAACCAACGTTGCGGAAACCAGTTTGACGATTCCGGGCATCCGTTACGTCTTTGACTGTGGCCGGTCCAAAGAACGCCAATACGATCGCTTCAGCGGAGTGCAAACCTACGAAATCGGCTGGATCAGCAAGGCCAGTGCCAGTCAGCGCGCTGGTCGTGCCGGTCGTACGGGGCCCGGTCACTGCTACAGACTCTACTCCTCGGCCGTCTACGAGAGAGACCTGCCCGAGTTCACGGACCCCGAGATCCTGCGGATGCCCGTCGACGGCGTCGTGCTCCAGCTCAAGGCGATGAACCTCTCCAACGTCGTCAACTTCCCCTTCCCGACGCCGCCGAACCGTATGGGTCTCCGCCAGGCCGAGAAGCTGCTCACCTACCTCTCGGCCATCGCGCCGGAAGGCCAAATCACAAAAATCGGATCGACAATGTCCATCTTCCCGCTCTCGCCCCGCTTCGCCCGCATCCTCCTTGTCGGCCACCAGCACGACTGCCTGCCGTATACCATCATGATGGTGGCGGCGCTCTCGGCCGCTGAGGTCTTTGTCCCGGAACACCAGGCAATCCCCTCTCTTGAGGCGCGTGACGAGTCTGAGTTCCGCCGCACCGCCGACATCATCGCCGAGGATCGCCAGGCCAACATCAGGCGCCTCTTCAACGCCGCGCACAAGAACTTCTGCTACCTGGACGACAGGTCCGACGCCATCAAGCTCCTCCAGGTCGTCGGCGAGTACGCCCATGACCCGACGGAGAAGTGGTGCGAGGATCACTTCGTCCGGTACAAGGTCTTGAAGGAGGTGACGCAGCTGCGCCAGCAAATCACCGAGCTCCTCCGCGCCAACATCCCCGCCTTCAAGAACCTCAAATACCAGGACCGGCTCGACGCTCCCTCGGACAAGCAGGTTGCCTACCTCAAGCAGATGGTGGCCGCCGGCTTCATCGACCACGTCGCCCTCCGCGCCGACAAGGCCCCCGTGCCGCCCGAGGTGACGCGCAAGCCCGGCCGCGCCATCGACGTGCCCTACATCCCGCTCTCGCCGCTCGGCGTCGGCCACGGCGCGGAGAAGTACATCTACATCCACCCGACGTCGCCGCTCGCCCACCTCAGCCCGGCCGAGTGCCCCGAGTTCGTCGTGTACTCGCAGCTTCAGCGCGCGACGCAGGGCGCAGACGTGAACAAGACGCCCAAGACCAGGATGCTCGCGCTTACGGACGTCACGGGCGGGCAGCTCGCGAGCTTGGCCAAGGGCACGCCGCTCGTGAGCTACGGGAAGCCGGTCAAGGAGATTTCGTCGACGGCGAATACGCGCGAGGTGTGGGTTGTGCCGTACCTCAGGGCCGAAGGGGTCGGTGGTCAGGGGTGGCCGTTGCCGATGAAGAAGGTCGTGCAGCGCAGGGTTGCTG TCCTTCGCCAGTCGTACCGGCAGAGCCGCTTCTACATAAGCGAATCGGGTGAGACGGTACCTTTGGATGGAAACTCCTCCTCGCCCGAATGCCAAACCTCCCAAAACAAGAGTCAAAACCGGCCGGTGATCCAAACACGTGGCGAGCTGGGCCGGTTGAATCG GACCGTCGTTACTTACAGAGAGTCCCCCTTCCCTCTTGCGGACCTGGCTCCGATGATATTGCAACAGCAAAGGTCGACCTGGAAGGAAAACGAAGCCCTCATTGACGAATGCATGAGCGCCCTCCGCGAGATTGAGATGAAAATGACACTCTTCTCAGGCGTCGCCGTGGTCACAGGCGCTGCTTCAG AAATGGGTGAGAGGGAGGATGAGATGGAATGCAAGCCTGGGACTGACAGAGTGATCTCAGGCATCGGCCGCCAGGTGGCAATCTCATTCGCCCGTGAGGGCTGCAAGCGCATCGCTCTGCTCGACAGAGATGAGGACGGCGCGCTGGAGACGGCTCGCATGTGCCGGGAGGCCAACGGGGAGACGCGCACTTTTGTCATGGAGATTGACAACCGCAACGACGAGGACATTGCATCGTGTATGGAGAATGTTGTAGAGGAATGGGGCCGGATCGATTATGCAGTTAACTGTGCTG GCATGTTTGGACCAAAGGCACCGTCGCACCTCCTGACGCCCGCCGAGTTTGACGAGATCACCAACATCAACTACCGCGGCACATGGCTATGCTCGCGGGCGGAGCTCACGCATATGATTAAGCAGGAATCCATGAAGACGCACGACGGCAGACCAGGGAACCGGGGGGTCATTGTCAATGTTGCGAGTAATCTCAGCCTGGTTAGCCGGCCAGAGACAC CGGCCTACAACGCATCCAAGGCGGCTATCTTAA GGATCATTGA CACGCCCATGACAAGTGAAGTCTCATCAGATGATCCCATGATCGCAGTAGCGCCAATGAAGCGGAAAGGAACGCCGCAAGAAGTCGCCGATGCCGTCTTATTCCTCTGCAGTTCTAAGGCGTCTTTTATCCACGGCGCCTCGTTGTCTGTTGACGGCGGCTACGTTATCAACTAA
- a CDS encoding Hus1-like protein, with amino-acid sequence MRFKTELKNIRTFSKLTAALNSLEKIAWVRLDDETARFTVIPDTGSQVWSSLPMDFIFDSYHIQSAEDHNTINLELPLQPLQRALRSALNSTSASLRLTKKDGVPVLSMTITTTTNASSGSGLPGRNAAYAGLENDPFDEDDQGFAAEHLETSLRREREKIITQDIPVRVLHPETVETIMQPTVRETDVHITMPPLLQLKAISDRFTKLALSSGTNSRVSPKLELSANMFGNLKLRIATEAVDVSSTWSGLVNPELDPTQLEMPVEEHPSVKFKEGGPEKWATVRVDGKDWSRVLSVGRLEGRVVAAFADDHALILYVYVPQYDDATADDAVLTYYVTSFSA; translated from the exons ATGCGATTCAAAACGGAGCTCAAGAACATCCGTACCTTTTCCA AGCTCACAGCTGCCCTCAACTCGCTCGAGAAGATCGCATGGGTTCGCCTAGACGATGAAACGGCACGCTTCACCGTCATTCCCGACACGGGTTCTCAAGTCTGGTC TTCTCTACCCATGGACTTCATCTTTGACAGCTACCACATCCAATCGGCCGAAGACCACAACACCATCAACCTAGAGCTACCACTGCAACCTCTCCAACGTGCCCTACGTTCTGCGCTCAACAGCACCTCTGCCTCGTTGCGTCTCACCAAGAAGGATGGAGTCCCCGTACTGTCAATGACCATCACGACCACGACGAACGCCTCCTCGGGGTCAGGTCTCCCAGGCCGCAACGCCGCCTACGCCGGTCTTGAAAATGATCCTTTTGACGAGGATGACCAGGGGTTCGCCGCTGAGCATCTAGAGACGTCTCTGCGCCGCGAGCGCGAGAAGATCATCACCCAGGACATTCCCGTCCGGGTGCTGCATCCAGAGACGGTAGAGACAATCATGCAGCCCACGGTACGCGAGACAGACGTGCACATCACCATGCCGCCTCTGCTCCAGCTCAAGGCCATCTCGGACCGCTTCACCAAGCTCGCGCTCTCGTCCGGCACAAACTCCCGCGTGAGCCCCAAGCTGGAGCTTAGCGCCAACATGTTTGGCAACCTGAAGCTGCGGATCGCCACCGAGGCCGTCGACGTCTCGAGTACATGGTCGGGACTCGTCAACCCGGAGTTGGACCCCACGCAGCTGGAGATGCCCGTTGAAGAGCACCCAAGCGTCAAGTTTAAGGAGGGTGGCCCGGAGAAGTGGGCAACCGTGCGGGTAGATGGCAAGGACTGGAGCCGGGTGTTGAGTGTAGGGCGGCTCGAGGGGAGAGTCGTTGCTGCATTCGCAGACGACCATGCTTTGATTCTGTATGTTTACGTGCCGCAGTATGACGATGCCACGGCAGATGACGCCGTACTGACC TACTACGTAACATCGTTCAGCGCATGA
- a CDS encoding MED6 mediator sub complex component produces MVGGQDYHSNKLRPHDTKVGELPLRLKKLRSPSSERHPRIPSTKRLVNNSFGIPSSNDRTPPSTMANPNDPPLDEIQWRAPDIAASMQGIHSNSVLFYFAESPFFDRQSNNAVITNQAMFNPALLKNLATREAFESELDKMAGLEFRVLHAPADMVMGTGVWTIVKQTRQKNLDRGRMETKPLAYYFVVGENIYQAPTLGDLLSSRIESIAESMRKVLPAADSVRKWTPSLGHVYTQPTPPSALARAKDGAAAAAADTPAAEGATNGSKTSAGGKTGSNSKKDSTANALDRLAEESFAIHMRHGGDYFDENPITGRPGDFHFASTGRKDKIAPPPPPSSAQPKPVINTKLAEEAKKEGKEGKSPKTPNGPKPKRKKSKIATPATTPGPSSQESSLPNRGLCSPMNPSTIRPRYLLLRAGDDSSAIEPRGYPAGIPRRPSQWIGLAYTFHLRTYHDL; encoded by the exons ATGGTCGGCGGGCAGGACTATCAC TCGAACAAGCTCCGGCCCCACGATACAAAAGTTGGAGAGCTTCCACTCCGGCTCAAAAAGCTCCGCAGTCCGTCCTCCGAACGTCACCCACGCATACCCAGCACAAAACGACTCGTCAACAACTCATTCGGCATACCTTCCTCCAACGACCGAACCCCCCCCTCCACAATGGCCAACCCAAACGACCCGCCCCTGGACGAGATCCAATGGCGCGCCCCCGACATCGCGGCCTCGATGCAGGGCATCCACTCCAACAGCGTGCTCTTCTACTTTGCCGAGTCGCCCTTTTTCGACCGTCAGTCCAACAACGCCGTCATCACGAACCAGGCCATGTTCAACCCGGCCTTACTCAAGAACCTCGCCACGCGCGAGGCGTTCGAGAGCGAGCTCGACAAGATGGCCGGCCTCGAGTTCAGGGTCCTGCACGCGCCCGCCGACATGGTCATGGGCACGGGCGTGTGGACGATTGTGAAGCAGACGAGGCAGAAGAACCTCGACCGCGGGCGCATGGAGACGAAGCCATTGGCGTATTACTTTGTCGTCGGCGAGAATATCTATCAGGCGCCGACGCTGGGCGATCTTCTCAGTTCGAGGATT GAATCAATTGCCGAATCAATGAGAAAGGTTCTTCCCGCGGCCGACAGCGTACGCAAGTGGACGCCCTCCCTAGGCCACGTCTACACCCAACCGACGCCCCCCTCAGCCCTCGCCCGCGCGAAAGATggagcggcagcggcagcagcagaCACACCCGCCGCCGAAGGCGCAACGAACGGCAGCAAGACCTCGGCGGGCGGCAAAACaggcagcaacagcaaaaAGGACTCGACGGCCAACGCGTTGGACAGGCTGGCGGAGGAGTCCTTTGCGATCCATATGCGCCACGGCGGCGACTACTTTGACGAGAACCCGATCACGGGCAGGCCCGGCGACTTCCACTTTGCAAGCACGGGGCGCAAGGACAAGAttgcgccgccgcctccgccaTCGTCGGCGCAGCCCAAGCCGGtgattaatactaagttggCGGAGGAGGCCAAGAAGGAGGGTAAGGAGGGCAAGAGTCCCAAGACGCCCAACGGACCGAAgccgaagaggaagaagagcaaGATTGCGACGCCGGCTACGACGCCTGGCCCGTCTTC ACAGGAGTCTTCACTGCCTAACCGGGGCCTCTGCAGCCCGATGAACCCCTCGACCATACGGCCCAGGTACTTGTTGTTGAGAGCTGGCGATGATTCATCGGCTATAGAGCCTCGCGGGTATCCTGCAGGTATTCCGAGGCGTCCCTCGCAGTGGATTGGGCTCGCGTACACTTTCCATCTCAGAACCTACCATGACCTGTGA